A single Vigna radiata var. radiata cultivar VC1973A chromosome 8, Vradiata_ver6, whole genome shotgun sequence DNA region contains:
- the LOC106770440 gene encoding uncharacterized protein LOC106770440 has protein sequence MKELLTKKRNYIEAETIEVQGNCSAIIQKLLPPKFKDPSSFTIPCTIGTLAIGKALIDLGASINLMSLSMFKKIGELELKPTRMTLQLADRSTKYPHGVVEDVLVKVDKSLFPVDFVIMEMEEDIDVPLILGRPFMKTAIVLIDVDNEKLKVRVQNEEVDFNVFEAMSHPNDDETCFQLDALDEVCSNTEKVAYISSALEKTLIDACEALNEEEEKLIDECLTNLDTLKEIPPHEVKIEDLNAKEKVKDDKLELKMLPPHLKYVFLEEGVSKPVIISNSLSFTEEARALLGGQYLISKG, from the coding sequence ATGAAGGAGCTTCTTACCAAAAAGAGGAATTATATTGAAGCAGAAACCATTGAAGTTCAAGGAAATTGTAGTGCCATCATTCAAAAGCTTCTTCCACCGAAGTTTAAAGACCCTAGTAGTTTTACTATCCCATGCACTATTGGGACGTTAGCTATTGGGAAGGCTTTGATAGATTTGGGAGCAAGCATCAACTTAATGTCTCTCTCTATGTTCAAGAAGATTGGAGAGTTGGAATTGAAGCCTACTCGTATGACTCTCCAACTAGCTGATAGGTCCACTAAATACCCTCATGGAGTGGTGGAAGACGTGTTAGTCAAAGTTGACAAATCTCTCTTCCCGGTGGATTTTGTCATAATGGAAATGGAGGAGGATATTGACGTTCCTCTCATCCTTGGGAGACCCTTCATGAAAACCGCAATAGTGCTAATTGATGTTGACAATGAGAAACTCAAGGTGAGAGTGCAGAATGAAGAAGTTGACTTCAATGTTTTTGAAGCTATGTCCCATCCAAATGATGATGAAACATGTTTTCAACTTGATGCTTTGGATGAAGTATGCTCTAACACTGAGAAAGTTGCTTACATTTCATCCGCTCTAGAGAAGACCCTTATTGATGCTTGTGAGGCTCTcaatgaagaggaagaaaaactgATTGATGAATGTTTGACTAACTTGGATACTTTGAAGGAAATCCCTCCTCATGAAGTGAAGATTGAAGATTTAAATGCCAAGGAGAAAGTCAAAGACGACAAACTTGAGTTAAAAATGTTACCCCCTCATTTGAAGTATGTGTTTCTAGAAGAGGGTGTTAGCAAACCAGTTATCATCAGTAATTCTTTATCTTTCACAGAAGAAGCAAGGGCGCTATTGGGTGGACAATATCTGATCTCAAAGGGATAA